ACGACGCCGAGACCCACTCCCGCGACTCCCGCGACTCCCGCACCTCACGCTCACCCGCCACCAGCTCCATTAGGGCTGTTTCGGCAAAACGCACCACCAACCCCTAAGGCAGTGTCCCCATGAACGCCCCCACGCCAGCCGCCTTGCACGCCGCCCTCGCTACGGTCATCGACCCTGAGCTGCGCCGGCCCATCACGGAACTGGGCATGGTGGAGGCTGTGGAGGCGGACGACGACGGCCGGGTACGCGCCGTCGTCCGCCTCACCATTGCCGGGTGCCCCCTGCGCGGCACCATCACCAGGGGCGTCACCCACGCCTTGATGAAGCTCGACGGCGTCACCGCCGTCGACGTGGAGCTCACTGTCATGACCGCCCAGCAGCGCTCGGAGCTCCGGGACCAGCTCAAGGCAAGCGCGCCCGAGCGCGGTATCCCGTTCAACGCCGAATCATCCCTGACCCGCATTTATGCCGTGGCCAGTGGCAAGGGCGGCGTGGGCAAATCCAGTGTCACAGTGAATTTGGCGTGCGCCCTGGCCGCCAAGGGATTGCGTGTGGGCATCGTCGACGCGGACATTTACGGCTTTTCCGTGCCGGGGCTCATGGGTATCACCCAGACGCCCACCCGCGTGGATGAGATGATCCTGCCGCCAGTAGCCCACGATGTGAAGGTCATCTCGATCGGCATGTTCGTCACAGGCAACCAACCCGTGGCTTGGCGCGGCCCCATGCTGCACCGCGCCCTGGAGCAGTTTTTGACGGACGTGTACTTTGGCGACCTTGACGTGTTGTTCCTGGATCTGCCCCCCGGCACCGGGGATGTGGCGATCTCCGTGGCCCAACTGCTACCCAAGGCCGAGATTCTAGTGGTGACCACCCCGCAGGCGGCGGCCGCCGACGTTGCCGAGCGGGCAGGGGCCATCGCCGTGCAGACCGGGCAGAAAGTGGCCGGCGTGATCGAGAACATGTCGTTCCTGACACTGCCCGACGGCAGCACCATGGAACTGTTTGGCTCCGGTGGCGGTGCGGTACTCACCAAACGGCTGAGCCAAACAGTCAACGCAACTGTGGAGTTGCTGGGGCAGATTCCGCTGGATGTGGCACTGCGCGAGGGCGGGGACATTGGCGCACCCATCGTGCTGGCCAACCCCGAATCCCCTGCGGCGGCGGCGCTGCTGGGTATTGCGGAGAAGTTGGCCGTGCGCCCGCGCGGCCTGGCCGGAATGAGCCTGGGCGTCTCCCCCCGCTAACAAACGCTGCACCACCATTACCGCTTTAAACCGAAACGCTGCATCACACAGTGATGCAGCGTTCGTAAAATACCTGTCATTGGTGGTGCAGCGTTTGCCGGTGGCTACGTGGCCTCGACGTCGAACGGGGCCAACTGGCCCTCTGCGAGACGTTCAATCTCTTGTGCTGCGGGCACAGCCGGGGCCGATTCAATAGCCTTGTCCTCGTTCTTACCCATCATCGAGGCAATGGCGTCGCCGGGAGCCGTCTTCAGCGACTTCAGCTTGTCAAAGTCCTCGTCGTCAATGAGAGCCTCGCGGATGATGCGGCGGGGATCGTACTGGCGCGGGTCCAGCTTCTTCCAGTCGATATCATCAATGTCCAGCCCCGCCTCTTCCTTAATGGTTTCGCGCGCGCCGGAGGCCATCCGCCGTACTTCACGGATGAGGTTCTTCAGCTTGTCCACGTAACCGGGAAGCCGCTTGGGACCGATCAACATGACAGCCAAAATGACAATCACGATCAGCTCAGGGGTATTGATACCAAACACGTTAGGAAGATTACCCTCTCAACACTCAAAGCAACGATTCCACTGCCGTCTTGGGCCAGTAATTGGTCGTTGATTTGCTCTTACATTACGGACAAGGTGATAGCAGCATCGCTAGTGTGCACCAACAATCCGCGGCAGGGACAGCAACGGCTTCTTCGCCGGAGTCTTGGCCCTGATGGGTGACCTGTCCGCCAACGACTCCCGCAACATGGCCCGCCCGCGGTGGATGCGCGAGCGCACCGTCCCCAGCTTGATGTTCAAGGTGTGGGCCACCTCGTCGTAAGAGTACCCCTCCATGTCGCAAAGGACGACGGCGGCGCGAAAGTCGGGCGGCAAGGCCTCCAACGCCGCGGCAATGTCGGCGTCGAGGTTGTTGAACTCAAAGACGCGCTCGGGTCCGGGATCGGCACCGGCCAGCCGGGACTCGGCGTCCTCAGCCAGAGGGTCAAAGCGAATCCGCTGCTTGCGACGCGCCTGGTCTAGGAACAAGTTGGTGGTGATGCGGTGCAGCCAGCCGTCCAGGGTCCCGGGCTTGAACTTATCCAGAGAACGGAAAGCCCTGACAAAAACTTCCTGAGTGAGGTCCTCGGCGTCGTACCTGTTGGCTGTCAGGCGGTAGGCCAAGCGGAAGACTTTCGCGGAGTGGTTAGTCACCACCTCGTCCCATGATGGCACGCGCCAGTGCGGATCAGGCTGCTGAGCCCCGGGGTCTGAAGCTGGGGGGAGAGCTGCGGAGCTAGTGGTAATACTCATGGCTACACCTCATTTCTTCGCCGTGCAGGGCTCTACTTTTGCAGAAAAACCCACTCAGTGAACCTTCTCTGGTCTGACAAGTGTGCCAAACAAAGCTGACATTTTGCTGGGCGAAAAAGAAATTCAGCCCACGGCGCAGGCAGTAGGCTAGAGGAAATCACCGCGACAGTTTAGGAAAACACCACGCATGAGCGCCGACAAATCCACCAGCTGGTCCTATACAGAGGGCCTTCCAGTGGAAGATGACGTCCTGCGTCGCGCACGCGAACGCTCCCACGAGCTGGGATTGTTCCCCGTCAGCCACGGGGTTGCCGCAGCATTGAGCGTTCTGGCGGCCTCATCGAAAGCACAGACGGTGGTGGAAGTTGGAACCGGTGCGGGCGTCTCCGGGGTAGCCCTGCTGCGGGGGCTGGGGCCACGGGCCGTGTTGACCACCATTGACCCTGACGTGGACCACCTCAAAGCGGCCCGGGAGGCGTTTATTGAGTCGGGTTCGGCCGCCAACCGTATCCGCACCATCTCCGGCCGCGGCCAGGACGTGTTGCCGCGCCTGACAGATGCCGCCTACGACCTGGTGTTCATCGATGCCGACAAGCCCAGCTTCCCCGAATACGTGGAACAGGGCATCAGGCTGTTGAAATCGGGTGGACTGCTGATTGTCAATGACGCCCTGGACAAGGACAGGGTCTCGGATCCTGCCATCCGTGAGGCCAGCACCGTGGTGCTGCGCCGTGTTGGCAAGGCCATCCGGGACAATGAGAACCTTATTTCAGCCATGCTGCCCACCGGCGACGGCTTGCTGCTCGCGGTCAAGCGCTAGACCCAAGCGGTTAAATGCCGAACGGGGCAGCCACGGCTGTCCCGTTCGGTATAGCAACGTGGCTGCGAGCTACTCGGTCGCGCCCACGAGGCACTCTTTAAGGCTGATTGCCTCGGCGGCGTTCATTTCCACCACAAGCCGTCCGCCGCCTTCTAGTGGCAGACGCAAGATCAGGCTTCGCCCTTCCTTGGTCACTTCCATTGGACCGTCACCGGTTCTGGGTTTCATGGCCGCCATAAGGACTTCCCCTTTTCATAGTACAAACCAGCGTCTTCGATGAGCCTTACTCACCGGCTGGTCCGTGTTGTATCCCTCACAGTTCATTATTCCGCACTTCGGGCGCCGGGCGCTAATCGAGGCGCTCTCCCGTCACACAGGCGGTGCCGGGGGTTTTACGGTGGCCAATCTCCACCGCCGGGCAATTGCGTCCATTGCCACAGCCAGGTGACCCACACAAGCTGCAAGAGGGTGAACATGACAAGCACGCTCCACCGGTAAGCGCGGGAGGTGGAGATGAAGGCCGCTGCCAGTGCGAGCGGGAAGAACGGGAGCAGCATCCGGAAGGTGCTGGTCTGCGGATGCAGCACCGCCAGCAGGTACAGCAGGTACATGGCGCACCAGAGGCGCAGGTCCACGCCGATCCTGCGCACGGAGTGGGAGTTCAGGTAAAGAGCGGCAAGGGCCACCAGCAGGACCGGTAGCAACGGCCCCCACAATGGCCCCACCAACGCCACACCGGCGTCGAACCACGGCTCAAAAAGCACCAGGGGACCGCCACGCCAGGCCGTTTCCGTGTCGGTGTAGGAGCTCATCTCCCCCGTCACCGCCCAGGCAATCAGCATCCAGGCGAACGCCATGACGCCGCTGACAAGCAGCAGCACCGCCCCGCTGAGCATCTCCTGCATAGGGAAAGGATCCTGGCGCCTGTGCCACCACCGCAGGAGCAGGTGGAGGCCGACGACGGCGGCAAACGGCACTCCCGCCGGCCGCGAAAGGCAAAGAAAAATCACCGTGGGCACCGCCCACCAGTATTGGCGCTTGATGAGGAAATACAGTGCGGCCGCCAGCAGCAAGGTACTCAGCGACTCGGCATAAGGGATCTGTAAAATCGCCGAAATCGGGAACGTGGCGAAGAACGCCACACCCCACAGCGCTGTTCCCGGCGCGGCAAAGCGCACGAAGATTTTGTAGATCACCAAGGTGGCGCCGAGGCCGGCGGCCACAGCCACCGCGGGAGCAAGGACCACCCAGCCAAATCCCGTCAGCGCATGCAGCCCCTTGACGATGAGGGGGAACAGCGGGTAGAAAGCCCACGCATTGGTCTCGGCCGTGCCGTTCGCGCTTCTGGGGATGGTGGAAGGATAGCCTTCCGTGAAGATCCGCTGGTACCACTCGCTATCCCAGATATTGATGAAGCTCAGGTAGTCCGGCTGGGCTGCACCCCACGGGCTGGCGCCCTGATGCCAGGCAACACCAAGGAGGATCACCGCGGAGATCAGGCGGGCGGCCACATAGATCGAAGTGACCTGCAGCCACCACGGCGCCGTTTTAAAGGGGGCAAGGGCGCGTTCCAGCAATCCAAAAAGGCGGTCGTTGATGGTGGGCTGCTCCGCCGCGGGAGTGCCGCTCACGCGGTCCCGCCCGCCGCTGGGCCAGCCAGTGACTTCGCCACCCAACATTCGGGGACGTGGTCATTGACCAGGCCGATGGCCTGCATCATGGCATAGGCGGTGGTTGGCCCCACGAAGGCGAAGCCGTGCTTCTTCAGTTCCTTGGCCAGCGCCGCGGACTCCGCCGTCGTGGACGGGATCGGCGCAGCAAGGGGCCGTGGGGTGGCGGGCGCATGGGCGTAAATCACGGAGCTCAGCGTCGTCCCCTCAGGAAGCGCCAGCAGCGCCCTGGCGTTGCCGATGGTCGCCTTGATCTTCATCAAGTTACGGACAATCCCGGCATCGGCCATGAGCCGCTCGATGTCTGCCTGCTGGTAGTCCGCAACAATTGCGGGTTCAAAGTTGGCAAAAGCAGCACGGAAGGCCTCGCGTTTACGCAAAATGGTGATCCAGCTCAGCCCCGACTGGAAGGCTTCCAAGCTCAGACGTTCGAAGAGGTCCCGTTCGCCGCTGACGGGACAGCCCCACTCCTGGTCGTGATAGCGCTGGTACTGTTCGTCGGCGCCCAGGCCTGCCCACGGGCAGCGGGCCTTCCCGTCGGCTCCGACGATCACCTCGACCACGCTCACGCAGTTGCTCCGGGGGCGCTGCCGGGAGTTGCCTGCCGTGAGTGGTCGGCGTCAGCGAAGGCCCCGCCGTCGTGCGCCTCAAGATCGGCAATCCGGGCGTCCTTGGCGGCGAGCTGATCACGCAGCCTGTCCAGCGCCTCATCTACCTGGTCCATGCGGTAGCCGCGCAGGCCCAGGGAAAAACGCAGGCGGTCGACGTCGGCCGGTGCCGGATGCGCTGGCAAAAGTACAGGCGGGAGCCCGGTGACGGGTTCATTCAGCCCGTCGTGATAGATGGCAGCGTCTGTCTCCGGCTTTTTGAGGCCGACGACGTAGACGGCTACCGCGGCAGCAAGCATGACTGCAAGGAAGATCAGGAAGTAGCTCACAGTACTATGGTGCCAGATCCACCCGCCGGGCCACGGCGAGACGCTCAGCGCTCAGCCCTCGGCCACCCTCAGGCCGGCTTTCCCGGACATGACCAGGGCCACCGCTTCTTCAGGTGTGTCGACGATCTGCACAATGTCCAGGTCTCCCGGGGACACCAGGCCCTCGGCCACCATGGTGTCCTTGATCCAGGCCAACAGTGGGGACCAGAACGCGCTGTCCACCAGCACAATCGGGAATTGCGTCACTTTGCTGGTTTGCACCAGCACCATGGCTTCAAATAGTTCATCCAAGGTGCCCAGCCCGCCGGGCAGCACCACAAACCCTTGCGCGTATTTGACAAACATGGTCTTGCGGGCAAAGAAGTATCGGAAGTCAACGCCCAGTCCCACCCACTGGTTCATGCCCTGTTCAAAGGGGAGCTCAATACCCAGCCCAATGGAGAGCCCGCCAGCTTCACTGGCGCCCCGGTTGGCGGCCTCCATGGAACCAGGGCCACCCCCTGTGATGACGGCAACCCCGGCTTCCGCCAGCAGCCGGCCAACATCAACACCGCTTTGGTAGTGGGGATTCTCCGGCTTGGTACGTGCGGAGCCAAAGACGCTGATGGCCGGACCAATGTCGGAGAGCGCGTCGAAGCCCTGAACGAATTCGCTCTGGATGCGCATGACACGCCACGGGTCGGTGTGGGTGAAGTCGCTGCTGCGCTGCGTGTCCAAGAGCCTGGCGTCAGCAGTGGACCCGGCGGGCGTGTCCTTCTTCCACCCGCCGTAGGGCTGCTTTTTGAAACGGCGGGGAATGTTGGAACCTGTCGGTGCGCTCATGCCCTAAGGCTACGTGAAGACCTCACGTGATCGAGGCCGCTTTGTCTCGTTCACGTTACGATCCCCACCGAAGAGCACCAATCAGTAACTGCGATCACATTTGTTCGATAGATTCATTACATGACTAATCCCGTACAGGCACCTGTCCTTGTGGAGCTTAAAGCTGTCAACAAGCACTATGGCACGCTTCATGTTTTGCAAGATATCAATTTGCAGGTCACCAGGGGCGAGGTGGTGGTGGTGATTGGGCCTTCTGGCTCAGGGAAATCAACCCTCTGCCGGGCCATCAATCGGCTTGAAACCATCGACGACGGTTCCATCACCATTGAGGGCAAGGAACTGCCGAAGGAGGGCAAGGAACTTGCAAAGCTCCGTGCCGACGTCGGCATGGTCTTTCAGTCGTTCAACTTGTTTGCGCACAAGACCATCTTGGAGAACGTGACGCTTGGCCCCATCAAGGTCAAGGGCATGTCCAAGTCCGACGCCGACAAGTTGGCTTTGTCCTTACTCGAACGTGTTGGGGTGGGTCACCAGGCAGCCAAGCTGCCCGCCCAGCTCTCGGGCGGCCAGCAACAGCGTGTTGCGATTGCGCGCGCCTTGGCCATGAAACCAAAGGTGATGCTCTTTGACGAGCCCACCAGCGCTCTCGACCCGGAAATGATCAATGAAGTCTTGGACGTCATGGTTGAACTTGCCAAAGACGGCATGACCATGGTGGTTGTCACCCACGAGATGGGCTTTGCCCGCAAGGCAGCCGACCGGGTGGTCTTCATGGCAGACGGGCAGATCGTGGAGGAAGCAACTCCGAACGAGTTCTTCACCAATCCGCAAAGCGCCCGCGCCAAAGACTTCCTCTCCAAAATCCTCACGAACTAACACCAAGCCCTATTTTTTTGCCTTTTGCATGACCTCACACGCGGCCCGCTATGGGCCGCACATGAAAGGAACTCCATGAAAAATTTGTTCAGCCGAAAGAGCCTCAGCGTTGCGGCAATTGTGACTGCAGCAGCCCTGGCCATGACAGGTTGCGGCAGCGCAGCTGAGAACAGTGCCGACCCGGGCGCCGGCTCGCCGGCCTTTGAAGTCGCCAAAGATTTTTCCCTGACGGGCAGCCCCACCTTCGATAAGATCAAGTCCGCCGGCACCATCCGCATCGGGGTCAAGCCAGATCAGCCCGGTTTGGGCTTCCTCGACGCAGCCACCGGCAAATACAGCGGCTTTGACATTGAAATTGCCACTTGGATGGCTGCCTCGCTGGGTGTTGCCGCAGACAAGATCGAATTCAAGTCAATCCCCTCCGCGACCCGCGAAACAGCCCTGGCCAAGGGCGACGTGGACCTCTATGTAGGCACCTACTCCATCACGGACAAGCGTAAGAAGCTCGTCGACTTTGCCGGCCCGTACTTCATCACCGGCCAGGGCCTGCTGGTGGCGAAGAAGAACGACACCATCAAGAGCGAGAAGGACCTGGCCGGCAAGAAGGTTTGCTCCGCCACCGGATCTACCCCCATCCAGAACATTCGGGAGAACTTCCCGGAGGCCACTCCGGTGGAATTTGACCTGTACTCAAAGTGCGTTGAGGCACTGAAGAACGGCGATGTCGACGCGGTAACCACCGACCAGGCCATTCTGCTCGGCTTTGCTTCACAGGAACCGGACCTCCTGAAGGTTGTGGGGGAGCCGTTCACCGTTGAAAAGTACGGCATCGGCTTGCCGCTCGGCGACACGGTTTTGCGCACACATCTGAATAAGACGCTGACCGACGGCGGCGCGACCTGGACGAAGATCTTCGACTCCACCTTGGGCAAGTCCGGAACCAAGGTTGAACAGCCTAAGGTTGACCAGTACTAAATTCCCCTTGAACTGTGGTGGTGCGGATGTGTCCGCACCACCACAGCTTCTGTCCTCTCGAGTTCACTGAAAGCGACGCTGCACTGTGAATGTACTCATTGATAACAGTGACTTGTTTGTCACTGGTTTCAAGAACACGGGGATCTTGTTTGTCATCTCTGCGTTCTTTGCCTTGATCCTGGGCACCATTGTTGCCGGGATGAGGGTCTCCCCCGCACCGGCAATGCGTGCCGCGGGAACCCTCTACGTCAACGCTGTCCGCAACACCCCCCTGACACTGATCCTGGCTTTCTTTGCTCTCGGCTACCCGAAACTGGGGCTGCCATCCATCGACTTCATGACTGCTGCTATCATCGGCCTCTCGCTGTACACGGCAACGTATGTTTCCGAGGCGATCCGTTCCGGCATCAACACGGTTTCCGTCGGACAGTCCGAGGCCGCGCGTGCCATTGGCCTGCCGTTCCTGCAAACCCTGACCTTGATTGTGCTGCCGCAGGCTTTCCGATCGGTGGTTCCGCCGCTCTTTAGCGTCTTTATCGCCCTGCTGAAGAACACGACGGTTGCGGCCGGTTTCTCCGTATTCGAGTCCGGCGCCATCCGCGCCTACCTCAGTGAACGTGGCGAACCCCTGCTGCCTGGCCTGTTGTGGGTTGCCTTGATCTTCGTGGTGCTGGTGCTGGGCATCCTGACGCCGCTGCAACGCTACCTCGAGAAGAAGTGGAGGGTGGCGCGATGAGTGCAGTGCTTTTTGACGTTCCCGGCCCCAAAGCCCGTGTACGCAACGTTTATCTCAATATCATCACCGTCATTGTGGTTGTTGGCATTGTGGGCTTCATCCTGTTCCGGTTCTACGAATCCGGACAGTTCACGGCCAAGAAGTGGGAAATTTTCACCTTCCCCCTCGTCCAGCAAAAGTTCCTCGAGGCCATCGGCGCCACACTGAGCGCCTTCGGCGTCGCGGCCGTCGGCAGCTTGATCCTTGGCATCGTGCTCGCCTTTGGCCGCCTGTCGGACACCAAATGGGTGCGGGTGCCTTGCTACTGGTTCACGGAGCTTTTCCGCGCCGTACCCCTGCTGATCCTGATGATGATCATGTACTACGGCCTGTCCTCCGCCGGGATCAAGGGCATCACGCCCTTCATGGCAGTGGTGGTTGGCCTGATCCTGTACAACGGCTCAGTCTTGGCTGAAGTGTTCCGTGCCGGCATCGAGTCGCTGCCCAAGGGACAGCGCGAGGCGGGCTTCGCCATCGGCCTGACAAAGGGCCAGGTGCTGCGCACCATCTTGCTGCCGCAGGCCGTCCGCGCCATGCTGCCTGTGATCATTTCCCAGCTGGTGGTCATCATGAAGGACACCGCCTTGGGCTTCCTCATCCTTTACCAGGAGATCTTGTTCTACGCGAACTTCCTTGGATCCCAGATCCAGTACGGTTCCCCGGTGGTCCCAGGCCTCATGGTGGCAGCAGCCACTTATGTGGGCCTGTGCCTGGTCCTCTCCGGTGTGGCAAAGCTGGTGGAATCCAAGATGTCCTCCCGCGTCAAGGTCGTCAAGGCCAAGGTTGGCGTGGCTGGCTAACACCAGTACCGTCCCCAAACCGTTGAGGGGGCACATCACCCCCGGGGTGATGTGCCCCCTCAACGATTAAAGCGGGGTGCTACTTCAGCCAACGGGTGAGCACGTCCAAGCAAGCCCTGATGTCGGCTGCCAGGACGTGCTCGTTGTCGCTGTGCGCCAGCAGCGGGTCACCTGGGCCAAAGTTCACCGCAGGGATGCCCATCTCGGACAACCGGGCCACGTCCGTCCAGCCGTACTTCGGCAACGGTTCCTTGCCCACGGTTGCCACGAAGGACGCCGCAGCGGGTACGTTCAACCCCGGGCGGGCCCCTGCGGAGGAGTCGGTGCGCACCATTTCGAAGCCGGCCAGCAACTCGCGCACGCGTTCCTCTGCCTGCGCCGGGGTCTTATCCGGTGCAAAGCGATAGTTGACCTCTACCACGCACGCGTCCGGAATCACGTTCCCAGCTGTGCCTCCGTGGATCTTGACGGCGTTCAGGGATTCCCTGTAGTCCAGGCCATCGACGTTCACGGTGGACGGCGCGTACGCCGCCAGCCGTGCCAGGATAGGCGCAGCCGCGTGAATGGCATTCTCCCCCATCCAGGCACGCGCTGAGTGTGCAGCCAGTCCACGTGTTGTGACCTCGAAACGGATAGTGCCGTTACAGCCGCCCTCCACCGTGCCGTTGGTCGGTTCCAGCAGGATGCCGAAGTCGGCGTCCAGGAGCTCACGGTTCTCCCGCTCCAGCCTGCCCAACCCGCTCTTGGCCGCGGCCACTTCCTCGTGGTCGTAGAAAATGAAGGTGATGTCCTTGTTCGGCTCCGGGACGGTGGCTGCAATGGCCAGCTGGACGGCCACCCCACCCTTCATATCGGTGGCACCACGCCCATACAGCATCCCCCCGTCCCAGGAACACGGCACGGTGCCCCGTGAACCGGCAACGGTTGGCAACGGCACTGTGTCCAGATGCCCGGCCAAAATGATCCGCTCCGCCCGTCCCAGGGACGTCCGGGCCACAATCGAATCCCCGTTGCGGGTGACCTCCAGGTGCGGCAAGGCTCGTAGTGCGTCCTCGACGGCATCGGCGAGCGCCGCTTCGTGACCGGAGAGACTTTCAATGTCTATGACTGCGGCCGTCAATAACGCCACATCCTGGGTGAGGTCCAGACGGCTGTGCCCTGCCCCTCTCGCGGAGCTGGTGCGGGAAATAGCGGCGGGGGTGTCGTCGTTGTAAGTCACCGGCCTAGTTTACCGGGGCACGGACCAGAGAAAAAAGTTCTTCCAATCTGATCCAATCCGGAATCCGGGTCGCTCCGAAGTACTACCTGACAGCCCGCACCGCAGCGAATGAAAGCGGTATGGGAAGCAAATGGAAGTATCCGCTCTCAAGTTATGGAGAATCATCATGAACACCACCAAGAAGCTTGGAACCCGCAAGAACCTCAGCCTTAGCTTTGGCATCCTCGCCATCGCAGCCATGAGCATGACGGCCTGCAGTGGCGGTACCACGGCATCACCTGAGACCTCCTCAGCTCCCATGAGTTCTTCGGCAGCAACATCCATGGCCCCCATGGCCGGAGCCAGCGACCTGGTCGGCTCCGGTTGCGCCGCCTACGCCGCAGCGGTTCCCAGCGGCGCCGGTTCCGTGGCAGGTATGGCGGCTGACCCGGTAGCCACAGCAGCTTCCAACAACCCGCTGCTGAAGACTCTGACAGCCGCGGTCTCCGGCCAGCTGAACCCGGGCGTCAACCTCGTTGACACCCTGAACTCCGGACAATTCACTGTCTTTGCGCCGGTGGATGACGCATTCGCCAAGATCCCCGCAGCCACCATTGACGGATTGAAGACCGATTCGGCCACGCTGACCTCGATCCTGACCTACCATGTGGTTCCCGGCCAGCTTTCCCCGAGCGAGATCGACGGTACCCACGCCACCGCTGAAGGCTCCACCCTTGATGTCACCGGCAGCGGGGACAACTTGATGGTCAACGGCGCTAAGGTCATCTGTGGCGGGGTCAAGACGGCCAACGCAACCGTCTACCTCATCGACACGGTCCTGATGCCCCCGGCCAAGCAGTAATTCCCACCCGCTACAAATTTTCACCAGCAACACGAAGTGTAAGGACATGCATCATGAGCGGTGATCGTGACAAGGTAGACACCATGCGTTTACCTTGGTTGCGGTCAGTGAAGCCGCTGGAACCACTAACTCATGAGGACCTTATCCGCCTCGTCGCCCTCGGCGACGAGGCGGCCTTCGAGGAACTCTATGACGCGGTGGCACCCAGAGTGTTCGGGTTGGTGCGGCGGGTGGTGCGGGATCCGTCGCAAAGCCAGGAAGTTGCACAAGAAGTATTTGTTGACATCTGGCAGCAGGCGGCACGCTTTGACGCTGACAGGGGCCGGGCAATGTCCTGGATTTTGGTCATCGCGCACCGCCGGGCCGTTGACCGGGTGCGGGCCAGCCAGGCCAGTGCGGACCGGGACCTGCGCCAGGGAATCAAGGAGTACAAGGAAAGCTACGACGACGTTGCGGACACCGTGGAAACTGCCATGGAATCCGAAAGGGTCCATAAGGCATTGAAAACCTTGACGGATCCGCAACGGGAAGCCATCAGCTTGGCCTACTACGGTGGATATACACACCAAGAAGTGGCAGAGCTACTGAAAATCCCGGTGGGAACCGTCAAAACCAGAATACGTGATGGCATGATCCGGCTCAGAGACAAGTTAGGGGTGGCGTGATGGAAAAACAATTGCATTTGCTCACCGGGGCTTACGCCCTGAACGCCCTCTCCGAAGCCGATCGTGCCGAGTTTGAACGGTATGCACTGGGCAACCTCGAGGCGTTAGAAGAAGTCCGTGGACTCAGCGAGACCGCGGCATTGCTGGCCTACGCCTCCCCGGCGGAAGTTCCGCCACCGGAAATGAAGGCCAACGTCATGGACGCCATCCGCAACACCCGACAACTGCCAGCATCCTCAGTTGTTCGGGACATCTCTTCGGCTCGAAAGTACAACGCGCGCTCACGCGCCTCCAGCCAGGAGCGTAGCCGCTGGGTGCCACTAGTCAGTGCTGCGGCAGCCTTGGCGCTCTTTGCCGGAGTGGGTGGCTGGGTAGTTGGCCAAAATGCCTCAGAAAGTGAGTTGCACAGGCAACTCTCCGCAGCAGAATCGCAGCAGGAGTCCATCCTCGCCATCATGGGCGCACCTGACGCCAAAATCGCCACCACTGAGGTCGCGTCCGGAGCGACGGTCACCGTTGCATCCTCGGTAACGGCCAATGAGGCAGCGGTGATGGTCAAGGGGCTGCCAGCGCCTCCTCCGGGGAAGACCTATGAAATGTGGTTCATCTCCGCCGCCGGGGCCGTACCGGCCGGACTCATGAGCAACCATGATCCGGCCACCCCCAGCATGCAAGTGCTCACGGGCTCCATGGGCGGGGCCACCCATGTGGGCATCACGGTGGAACCTGAGGGCGGTTCGCCCGCCCCGACCACCACACCCATCGTGGTGCAGGCCGTGTAGGCTGCGCCAACAACACTAACCAACAGTTCGCACAATGGTGGATCCCTTTCCAGGGATCCACCATTTCCAATCCGCCAGGCATTCGGCTCCGAAGTACAGACAAGCATTGCTGCCGGCCCCATTCATGGCAGCCACCTACTGTTCAAAGGATTCCGTCATGGCAAACATCAAGATAAGCCCTTTAGGGACAAAGTGGCTCAGGCTTTTGGGCGGTGCCGCCACCGGCGTCATCGCCGCCGGCATCCTGTTCGCCGTGGC
This region of Arthrobacter alpinus genomic DNA includes:
- the sigK gene encoding ECF RNA polymerase sigma factor SigK, which encodes MRLPWLRSVKPLEPLTHEDLIRLVALGDEAAFEELYDAVAPRVFGLVRRVVRDPSQSQEVAQEVFVDIWQQAARFDADRGRAMSWILVIAHRRAVDRVRASQASADRDLRQGIKEYKESYDDVADTVETAMESERVHKALKTLTDPQREAISLAYYGGYTHQEVAELLKIPVGTVKTRIRDGMIRLRDKLGVA
- a CDS encoding anti-sigma factor — its product is MEKQLHLLTGAYALNALSEADRAEFERYALGNLEALEEVRGLSETAALLAYASPAEVPPPEMKANVMDAIRNTRQLPASSVVRDISSARKYNARSRASSQERSRWVPLVSAAAALALFAGVGGWVVGQNASESELHRQLSAAESQQESILAIMGAPDAKIATTEVASGATVTVASSVTANEAAVMVKGLPAPPPGKTYEMWFISAAGAVPAGLMSNHDPATPSMQVLTGSMGGATHVGITVEPEGGSPAPTTTPIVVQAV